A DNA window from Macadamia integrifolia cultivar HAES 741 chromosome 4, SCU_Mint_v3, whole genome shotgun sequence contains the following coding sequences:
- the LOC122077234 gene encoding probable E3 ubiquitin-protein ligase XERICO: MGLPNFPSAADGVLPVLVMNTVLSVALLKNVLSWVLHVTGATQSRPPLEEDETNGGHSQISEKESERRISITLFKSLCDNRFHATGSNSGESNRRGGGRVGCSSTECCVCLYGFEENEEVCELSCKHFFHKGCLETWFDHKHRTCPLCRSTM; encoded by the coding sequence ATGGGACTTCCAAACTTTCCCAGTGCAGCTGATGGTGTGTTGCCTGTGCTGGTGATGAACACAGTTCTTTCGGTGGCCCTGTTGAAGAACGTGTTGAGCTGGGTGCTTCATGTCACGGGGGCCACTCAAAGTCGCCCACCTTTAGAAGAAGATGAGACAAATGGAGGGCACTCACAAAtttcagagaaagagagtgaaagGAGAATCTCCATTACCCTCTTCAAGTCCTTGTGTGACAATAGGTTCCATGCCACTGGTAGTAATAGCGGTGAGAGTAATAGAAGGGGTGGTGGTAGGGTTGGTTGTTCTTCCACGGAGTGCTGCGTATGCTTGTATGGATTTGAAGAGAACGAGGAAGTTTGTGAGTTGTCCTGCAAGCATTTCTTTCACAAGGGCTGTTTGGAAACGTGGTTCGATCACAAGCACAGAACTTGCCCTCTTTGTAGATCTACCATGTAG